Proteins from one Ricinus communis isolate WT05 ecotype wild-type chromosome 9, ASM1957865v1, whole genome shotgun sequence genomic window:
- the LOC8258714 gene encoding solanesyl diphosphate synthase 1, chloroplastic isoform X1, producing MMSMTCQSLDFGRTVLDLAACGCSSNASIDRYSVRNYAKPVFRSCNRDYAARRLLCCRRDSARCRLSSTKTPETVLNGVAKGPATLLDLKESKGPISVKNLFEGVAGDLQTLNQNLRLIVGAENPVLMSAAEQIFGAGGKRMRPALVFLVARATAEVIGLKELTTKHRRLAEIIEMIHTASLIHDDVLDESNMRRGKETVHQLYGTRVAILAGDFMFAQSSWYLANLENIEVIKLISQVIKDFASGEIKQASSLFDCDVELEEYLIKSYYKTASLIAASTKGAAIFSGVDRSVAEQMYEYGKNLGLSFQVVDDILDFTQSAEQLGKPAGSDLAKGNLTAPVIFALEKETKLREIIESEFCETGSLDEAIELVKQCGGIERAQELAKEKADLAIQNLDCLPRGAFRSALEGMVLYNLERID from the exons ATGATGTCAATGACATGTCAGAGTCTTGATTTTGGGAGGACTGTACTTGATTTGGCAGCTTGTGGGTGCTCTTCCAATGCTTCAATAGATAGGTACTCAGTGAGGAATTATGCAAAGCCGGTTTTCAGGAGTTGTAATAGAGACTATGCTGCTAGAAGATTGCTTTGTTGCCGGCGAGACTCTGCTAGATGTAGATTATCCTCTACAAAGACCCCTGAGACTGTGCTTAATG GAGTTGCTAAAGGTCCTGCAACATTGTTGGATTTGAAGGAGTCAAAAGGCCCAATTTCAGTGAAAAACTTGTTTGAAGGGGTTGCTGGTGATCTCCAGACTCTTAACCAAAACCTCCGGTTG ATTGTTGGTGCAGAAAATCCAGTTTTGATGTCTGCCGCTGAGCAGATATTTGGCGCTGGTGGGAAGAGGATGCGGCCAGCTTTAGTATTCCTAGTAGCAAGAGCCACAGCAGAAGTAATAGGATTGAA GGAACTTACAACAAAGCATCGGCGTTTAGCAGAGATCATTGAGATGATCCATACTGCAAGCTTAATACACGATGATGTATTAGATGAAAGCAACATGCGAAGAG GAAAGGAAACAGTTCATCAACTCTATGGTACAAGGGTGGCAATACTGGCTGGGGACTTCATGTTTGCTCAGTCCTCATGGTACCTAGCAAATCTTGAAAACATTGAAGTCATTAAGCTTATCAGCCAG GTTATTAAGGATTTTGCAAGTGGTGAAATAAAGCAGGCATCTAGTTTGTTTGACTGTGATGTTGAACTTGAGGAGTATTTGATCAAGAGCTATTACAAAACCGCCTCTTTAATCGCTGCTAGTACCAAAGGGGCAGCTATTTTTAGTGGGGTGGACAGGAGTGTTGCTGAACAAATGTATGAATATGGCAAGAATCTTGGTCTATCCTTCCAAGTTGTTGATGACATACTGGATTTTACACAGTCAGCCGAGCAGCTGGGAAAGCCAGCTGGCAGCGACCTGGCCAAGGGGAACCTGACTGCACCTGTTATATTTGCTCTAGAGAAAGAGACTAAACTTAGAGAAATCATCGAGTCAGAATTCTGTGAGACGGGTTCTCTTGATGAAGCTATTGAGTTGGTGAAGCAGTGCGGGGGAATTGAAAGAGCACAAGAACTAGCAAAGGAGAAAGCTGATCTTGCAATTCAGAATCTTGATTGTCTTCCTCGAGGAGCATTCCGATCAGCCCTTGAAGGAATGGTATTATACAATCTTGAACGAATTGATTag
- the LOC8258714 gene encoding solanesyl diphosphate synthase 1, chloroplastic isoform X2, which produces MQSRFSGVVIETMLLEDCFVAGETLLDVDYPLQRPLRLCLMIVGAENPVLMSAAEQIFGAGGKRMRPALVFLVARATAEVIGLKELTTKHRRLAEIIEMIHTASLIHDDVLDESNMRRGKETVHQLYGTRVAILAGDFMFAQSSWYLANLENIEVIKLISQVIKDFASGEIKQASSLFDCDVELEEYLIKSYYKTASLIAASTKGAAIFSGVDRSVAEQMYEYGKNLGLSFQVVDDILDFTQSAEQLGKPAGSDLAKGNLTAPVIFALEKETKLREIIESEFCETGSLDEAIELVKQCGGIERAQELAKEKADLAIQNLDCLPRGAFRSALEGMVLYNLERID; this is translated from the exons ATGCAAAGCCGGTTTTCAGGAGTTGTAATAGAGACTATGCTGCTAGAAGATTGCTTTGTTGCCGGCGAGACTCTGCTAGATGTAGATTATCCTCTACAAAGACCCCTGAGACTGTGCTTAATG ATTGTTGGTGCAGAAAATCCAGTTTTGATGTCTGCCGCTGAGCAGATATTTGGCGCTGGTGGGAAGAGGATGCGGCCAGCTTTAGTATTCCTAGTAGCAAGAGCCACAGCAGAAGTAATAGGATTGAA GGAACTTACAACAAAGCATCGGCGTTTAGCAGAGATCATTGAGATGATCCATACTGCAAGCTTAATACACGATGATGTATTAGATGAAAGCAACATGCGAAGAG GAAAGGAAACAGTTCATCAACTCTATGGTACAAGGGTGGCAATACTGGCTGGGGACTTCATGTTTGCTCAGTCCTCATGGTACCTAGCAAATCTTGAAAACATTGAAGTCATTAAGCTTATCAGCCAG GTTATTAAGGATTTTGCAAGTGGTGAAATAAAGCAGGCATCTAGTTTGTTTGACTGTGATGTTGAACTTGAGGAGTATTTGATCAAGAGCTATTACAAAACCGCCTCTTTAATCGCTGCTAGTACCAAAGGGGCAGCTATTTTTAGTGGGGTGGACAGGAGTGTTGCTGAACAAATGTATGAATATGGCAAGAATCTTGGTCTATCCTTCCAAGTTGTTGATGACATACTGGATTTTACACAGTCAGCCGAGCAGCTGGGAAAGCCAGCTGGCAGCGACCTGGCCAAGGGGAACCTGACTGCACCTGTTATATTTGCTCTAGAGAAAGAGACTAAACTTAGAGAAATCATCGAGTCAGAATTCTGTGAGACGGGTTCTCTTGATGAAGCTATTGAGTTGGTGAAGCAGTGCGGGGGAATTGAAAGAGCACAAGAACTAGCAAAGGAGAAAGCTGATCTTGCAATTCAGAATCTTGATTGTCTTCCTCGAGGAGCATTCCGATCAGCCCTTGAAGGAATGGTATTATACAATCTTGAACGAATTGATTag